A window of Malania oleifera isolate guangnan ecotype guangnan chromosome 5, ASM2987363v1, whole genome shotgun sequence contains these coding sequences:
- the LOC131155092 gene encoding uncharacterized protein LOC131155092: MDPTHPPGFTPVHGQTSVPLPGVMEGSMPSIPPFIPNIPVPGFPVVGTPPLVASDLGVNRSETERRYDVLEERLRAIEGSNTFDSVDPNDLCLVPKVTLPPKFKVPDFEKFNGTNCPRTHLRLYCQKMAAHSDNERLMMHCFQDSLTGAAIRWYIQQDRTRIRTWKDLANSFIAQYRHVIEMAPDRMTLQSMQMKPTETFREYAYRWRDMSVQVNPPVEDREAISLFVNTTVHTGGRPQVVPSGAMPAQPNMRTHDRGIQRNMRRIDPIPMTYSELFPQLMERNLVSVIPRTVVTAPFPQWYDPEAKCRIGQEAVCPTNALCLCQSKDGRSVKKCVTFRMFLQKMVDNKFIEFGCTRKSGEIAVIGENGPVYHQCTNQPFIPTMNKALPTQEAPARLVISTPRPFPYKSNQAVPWKYECEAYVEGSTSNIAGVKGITRSGRVYMPDSSKTNRQNVGEPDRAVKSPISNGEAEEFLKIIKHSEYNIVDQLKKMPAHISVLSLLLNSETHREALLKVLNQAYIPQDISVDKFNHVIGSLAASNYITFTDEEIPPEGQGHNKALHISTKCKDHMMSRVLIDNGSSLNVMPMTTLQRLPIDPSYVTPNNLVVRAFDGTRRESVGSLDIPIQIGPVTFNITFQVMDITPSYSCLLGRPWIHNTGAVPSSLHQRVKFIVGDKLVCVYGETDIMVTKPSSTPYVEAAEEAHEDSFRAFEIINVITIMEGSFIPQPRISSSTRMVAAEMIKSRFCPGKGLGKYLQGIAMPLLPEGMNERYGIGYTPTLADHKKKAEEKRIIRIERRTGRVSTKWGVEVPPMNQTFRKGNQVTLEEEMKQMSILALESGDHMNDSSRWIYPLTGAEIQNWTSFDYPIHFMDRENNHTSIQEPEIDVNFENLILEAEIEEETDLSPEMQRMLKSDEKPTLTSSDPTVTINLGTNEESKEVKIGALLGGKERCEMINLLKEYQDVFAWSYQDMPGLDTDLVTHKIPIYPDSKPVKQKLRRMRPDMLIKIKEEVQKQFEAGFLEVAKYPEWMANVVPIMKKNGKVRVCVDYRDLNKASPKDNFPLPHIDVLVDNTAGHALFSFMDGFSGYNQIKMAPEDKDKTTFITLWGTFCYKVMPFGLKNAGATYQRAMVTLFHDLMHKEIEVYVDDMIVKSRDEYSHVMNLRKLFKRLRKCQLKLNPEKCTFGASSGKLLGFIVSEKGIEVDPDKIKAIREMPSPKIEKEVRSFLGQLNYIARFISQLTATCEPIFKLLKKDNPEKWSEECQKAFEKIKEYLLNPPVLVPPVPVRPLILYLVVSENSLGCVLGQHDESGRKESAIYYLSKKFTEYESRYSNLEKTCCALVWVVSRLRQYTLYYTTWLISKMDPIKYVFEKPAVTGRMARWQMLLTEYDITYVTRKAVKGSIIAEYLADRAVNDYQSMEFDFPDQDIDSIDQEKEGNVGWMMLFDGATNVWGHGIGAVLISPEGKYYPVTAKLTFPCTNNIAEYEACVLGLQAAIDRGIKKLIVKGDSALVIYQLTGKWETRDSKLIPYQEFIQEMMQEFDAISFSHLPRESNLIPDALATLAALFKVESGIEIEPIRIRMHREPAYCIMTEEADGKPWFHDIKTYIQWKEYPIGASNNDRKTIRRLAMGFFLDGEILYKRNHDMTLLRCVELQEARQIIQEVHDGVCGTHAGGHSLARKILRSGYYWITMERDCMEYVRKCHKCQIYGDRIQVPPTQLQVLSTPWPFSAWGMDVIGPITPKASNGHRFIFVAIDYFTKWVEAASYSNVTQNIINRFIRRELICRYGIPERIISDNAKNLNNEVMTKLCSQFKVKHHNSAPYRPQMNGAVEAANKNIKSILEKMTETYRDWHEKLPFALLAYRTTVRTSTGATPFSLVYGMEAVIPIEVEIPSLRVLKEAELTEAEWVQSRYDQLNLIEEKRLTAIVHGQLYQRRMMRAFNKKVRIRRFQEGDLVLKKILPIHNDPRGKWTPNYEGPYVVKKAFSGGALLLSDMDGADLVHPTNSDAVKKYFS, encoded by the exons ATGGatcctactcatcctccagggtttaccCCAGTACATGGGCAAACATCAGTTCCACTACCTGGCGTCATGGAGGGTTCAATGCCAAGTATACCCCCGTTCATCCCTAATATACCAGTACCAGGGTTTCCAGTAGTGGGGACTCCCCCATTAGTAGCTTCTGATTTGGGGGTGAACAGATCTGAAACTGAACGTCGATACGATGTACTAGAGGAACGTCTGAGAGCTATTGAAGGATCCAATACATTCGATTCTGTAGATCCCAATGATTtgtgcctcgtgccaaaggtcaccctgccaccaaaattcaaagtaccagattttgaaaaatttaatggaactaattgtcctcgaactcacctgcgcctgtattgccaaaaaatggctgcccATTCTGATAATGAgagactaatgatgcattgctttcaagacagCTTGACAGGGGCGGCTATCAGGTGGTATATTCAACAAGATCGGACTCGGATCCGCACATGGAAAGATCTGGCTAATTCTTTTATAGCTCAATACCGCCATGTTATAGAAATGGCACCCGATCGTATGACCTTGCAGAGTATGCAAATGAAGCccaccgaaacatttagagaatatgcatataggtgGAGGGACATGTCTGTCCAGGTCAatcctccggtggaagatagggaggctatttccctatttgtgaatacc ACTGTTCATACGGGAGGTAGACCCCAAGTTGTTCCTTCCGGGGCCATGCCCGCCCAACCGAATATGCGAACTCATGATAGAGGCATCCAGAGAAATATGAGAAGGATAGATCCTATTCCAATGACATACTCAgaattattcccacaattgatggaGAGGAACTTAGTTTCAGTCATTCCTAGAACGGTCGTTACGGCACCTtttccacaatggtatgaccccgaAGCCAAGT GTCGGATAGGGCAAGAGGCTGTTTGCCCCACTAATGCACTTTGTTTATGTCAGAGTAAAGATGGAAGATCTGTGAAAAAGTGTGTAACTTTtagaatgtttttgcaaaagatggtggataacAAGTTTATAGAGTTTGGTTGTACCCGCAAaagtggagagattgcagtcattGGGGAAAACGGGCCGGTATATCATCAGTGCACTAATCAACCATTCATACCTACCATGAACAAGGCTCTTCCCACACAGGAAGCGCCAGCTCGCTTGGTGATCTCTACTCCCAGGCCATTCCCATACAAGAGTAACCAAGCAGTACCCTGGAAATATGAATGTGAAGCGTATGTCGAAGGAAGCACCAGCAATATAGCAGGGGTGAAAGGGATAACTCGAAGTGGTAGGGTGTATATGCCAGATTCTTCTAAAACAAATCGACAGAATGTAGGGGAACCGGACAGGGCAGTGAAAAGTCCAATATCTAATGGAGAGGCCGAAGAATTCCTGAAGATAATAAAGCATAGCGAGTACAACATCGTGGACCAACTAAAGAAAATGCCGGCTCACATATCTGTTTTGTCGCTTCTACTAAATTCAGAAACCCATCGGGAGGCGTTACTTAAAGTCCTGAATCAAGCCTACATTCCCCAAGATATCAGCGTTGATAAATTCAATCATGTGATCGGAAGTCTAGCAGCCTCCAATTACATCACTTTTACTGATGAAGAAATTCCGCCAGAAGGCCAGGGGCACAACAAGGCGTTGCATATATCCACCAAATGTAAGGATCATATGATGTCTCGGGTCCTGATAGATAATGGATCATCCCTCAATGTTATGCCAATGACTACACTGCAAAGGTTACCCATTGACCCTTCTTATGTGACACCAAACAATTTGGTGGTGCGTGCCTTCGATGGGACACGAAGAGAGTCAGTAGGGTCGCTTGACATCCCTATTCAGATTGGACCCGTAACCTTCAATATCACTTTTCAAGTCATGGATATTACGCCTTCATACAGTTGTCTCTTGGGAAGACCTTGGATACATAATACTGGGGCAGTTCCCTCCTCTTTGCATCAGCGAGTGAAATTTATAGTAGGGGACAAACTGGTATGTGTTTATGGAGAAACCGATATAATGGTTACTAAACCTTCTTCCACTCCCTATGTGGAAGCAGCTGAAGAAGCCCATGAAGATTCATTCCGAGCATTTGAGATCATCAACGTCATTACTATAATGGAGGGATCTTTTATCCCTCAACCTCGGATCTCTTCTTCCACGCGCATGGTGGCCGCTGAAatgattaaatcaaggttttgccCGGGAAAAGGGTTGGGGAAGTATCTTCAGGGCATCGCAATGCCATTGTTACCAGAAGGCATGAATGAGAGATACGGCATCGGATATACTCCTACTCTAGCTGACCATAAGAAGAAGGCAGAAGAGAAAAGAATAATCCGAATCGAGAGGCGCACAGGAAGAGTAAGTACCAAGTGGGGGGTAGAAGTCCCGCCAATGAATCAGACCTTTCGAAAGGGCAATCAAGTCACTCTTGAGGAAGAAATGAAACAGATGAGTATATTGGCCTTAGAATCAGGGGACCACATGAATGACTCGAGTAGATGGATCTACCCATTGACAGGAGCAGAAATTCAGAACTGGACATCTTTTGATTACCCAATTCACTTCAT GGATAGGGAAAATAATCATACCAGTATTCAGGAGCCAGAAATtgatgttaactttgaaaacttaatccTAGAAGCTGAAATAGAAGAGGAGACTGACTTATCACCCGAAATGCAAAGAATgttgaaatcagatgaaaaacCAACTTTAACCAGTAGCGACCCCACGGTCACAATAAATTTGGGGACTAATGAGGAATCAAAAGAAGTAAAAATCGGGGCACTGTTGGGAGGAAAAGAAAGATGCGAAATGATAAACCTTTTGAAGGAATACCAAGATGTTTTCGCATGGTCCTATCAGGACATGCCGGGTTTGGATACGGACTTAGTAACACATAAAATACCCATTTACCCAGATAGCAAGCCGGTAAAACAGAAACTGAGGAGAATGCGCCCAGATATgttgatcaaaataaaagaagaggtacaaaagcagtttgaggctggttttttagaagtagccaaatatccagagtggatggccaatgtagttccaataatgaagaaaaatggaaaagtgagagtctgtgttgactatcgagacttgaataaagctagccctaaagataatttcccacttcCACACATAGATGTGCTGGTAGACAATACCGCGGGACATGCCctgttttcattcatggatgggttttctggatataatcaaattaagatggcCCCAGAAGATAAAGATAAGACCACGTTCATCACCTTATGGGGGACCTTTTGTTACAAGGTTATGCCCTTTGGTTTAAAGAATGCAGGGGCAACCTATCAGAGAGCCATGGTAACGCTATTCCATGACTTGATGCATAAGGAGATAGAAGTATATGTGGACGACATGATTGTTAAGTCTCGAGATGAGTATAGCCATGTGATGAacttaaggaagctatttaaaaGGCTACGAAAATGTCAACTGAAATTAAATCCAGAAAAATGTACATTCGGAGCTTCTTCAGGAAAACTGTTGGGATTTATCGTAAGTGAGAAAGGGATTGAAGTAGACCCAGATAAAATAAAAGCTATTCGAGAAATGCCAAGTCCCAAAATTGaaaaagaagtcaggagtttcctaggccaATTGAACTACATAGCTCGATTTATATCTCAGTTGACTGCTACTTGTGAGCCCATATTTAAGCTGCTGAAGAAGGATAACCCCGAAAAATGGAGTGAAGAATGTCAGAaagcttttgagaaaataaaagaatatctatTGAACCCTCCAGTTTTGGTTCCCCCTGTACCTGTAAGGCCTCTTATATTGTACTTAGTAGTATCAGAGAATTCCCTGGGGTGTGTGTTAGGACAACACGATGAGTCTGGAAGAAAGGAGAGCGCCATCTATTATTTAAGCAAAAAGTTCACGGAATACGAATCTAGGTACTCTAACCTGGAGAAGACGTGTTGCGCTTTGGTGTGGGTGGTTAGTAGATTAAGGCAATACACGCTGTATTACACAACATGGCTGATTTCTAAAATGGATCCGATTAAGTATGTTTTCGAGAAACCTGCAGTAACAGGACGGATGGCTCGTTGGCAAATGCTGTTGACTGAATATGATATTACATATGTGACGAGAAAAGCCGTCAAAGGGAGCATTATAGCAGAATATTTGGCTGATAGGGCCGTTAATGATTACCAATCCATGGAGTTTGACTTCCcggatcaagatattgattcaattgatcaagaaaaggaaGGTAATGTTGGGTGGATGATGCTATTTGATGGGGCGACCAACGTATGGGGGCATGGAATAGGGGCTGTACTCATATCACCAGAGGGTAAATATTACCCAGTCACAGCCAAACTCACCTTTCCATGTACCAATAATATAGCAGAGTATGAAGCGTGCGTATTGGGCTTACAGGCGGCTATTGACCGAGgcattaaaaaattgattgtaaAAGGAGATTCCGCTTTGGTAATTTATCAGTTGACTGGAAAGTGGGAAACCCGGGATTCCAAATTAATACCATACCAGGAGTTCATTCAGGAAATGATGCAGGAATTCGATGCCATCAGTTTTTCGCATTTACCGAGAGAGAGCAACTTAATCCCTGATGCGCTAGCAACATTGGCGGCTTTATTTAAGGTCGAGTCCGGAATAGAGATTGAACCCATTCGAATAAGGATGCATAGGGAGCCAGCATATTGTATAATGACAGAAGAAGCTGATGGAAAGCCATGGTTTcatgatatcaaaacatacattcaaTGGAAGGAGTATCCCATAGGAGCCTCTAATAATGACCGAAAGACAATTCGGAGGCTAGCTATGGGATTCTTCTTAGATGGGGAGATATTGTATAAAAGGAATCATGATATGACCCTCCTACGGTGCGTGGAGTTGCAAGAGGCAAGACAAATCATACAGGAAGTACACGACGGTGTTTGTGGGACCCATGCGGGAGGACACTCGTTGGCCCGAAAAATCCTAAGGAGTGGATACTATTGGATAACCATGGAACGGGATTGTATGGAGTATGTTCGAAAGTGCCATAAGTGTCAAATCTATGGAGATCGCATACAAGTCCCACCCACTCAACTCCAGGTTTTATCTACACCTTGGCCTTTCTCAgcatggggcatggatgtgatcggaccgataaccccgaaggccagtaatgggcatcgattcattttcgtggccattgactacttcacaaaatgggtagaagCAGCATCATACTCTAATGTCACTCAAAATATAATCAATCGTTTTATCAGGAGAGAATTAATTTGCAGGTATGGGATCCCAGAAAGGATAATATCAGACAATGCTAAAAACTTGAACAACGAGGTCATGACAAAATTATGCAGTCAGTTCAAGGTCAAGCATCATAATTCAGCCCCCTATCGACCTCAAATGAATGGAGCAGTGGAAGCAGCCAATAAGAACATCAAGAGCATCTTGGAAAAAATGACGGAGACCTATAGAGATTGGCATGAGAAGTTACCTTTCGCTTTATTGGCCTATCGAACCACTGTTCGAACATCTACAGGGGctacccctttctctttggtATACGGAATGGAGGCCGTAATTCCGATAGAAGTTGAGATTCCATCGTTACGAGTCTTAAAAGAAGCAGAGTTAACCGAAGCAGAATGGGTGCAATCTAGATATGACCAGTTGAACCTGATTGAAGAAAAAAGATTGACAGCTATAGTTCATGGGCAGTTAtaccaaaggagaatgatgagagcTTTTAACAAGAAAGTGCGTATTCGACGGTTTCAAGAAGGAGATCtagttttgaaaaagattttaccaattcataatgacccccgaggtaagtggaccccaaattatgaagggccgtatgtggtaaagaaagcattttcaggaggtgccTTATTATTATCAGACATGGATGGAGCCGATCTGGTGCACCCCACAAACTCAGAcgcggtaaagaaatatttttcttag